The Triticum dicoccoides isolate Atlit2015 ecotype Zavitan chromosome 6A, WEW_v2.0, whole genome shotgun sequence genome has a window encoding:
- the LOC119318381 gene encoding protein NRT1/ PTR FAMILY 8.3-like codes for MEAAADEEKPLIHHLSPQDDGLEHTSDGTVDINKQPARRRSTGNWRACYFILGAEFTEGICFFGIQKNLVTYLTSVLHESNVDAARNVSTWIGSCFFTPLIGAFLADTYWGRYRAIVVFLSVYTVGMLVMTLSASIPVLMPSLSTSEIQRAMVYLGLYLVALGTGGIKPCTSALGADQFDTADPVERVTKGSFFNWYYFLINVGSLLSTTVLVWVQDNVGWGVGYAIPMVLMGFGLVVFVSGRKVYRYKKLGGSPLKRLSQVVVAAARNYRLKLPDDGSAPLHEEEMSPSQVNCSTERTSQFRFLDRAAIVVPPSSGKAVETMDPWRTCTVSQVEELKMLLRMCPVWASLLFFFAVTAQMSSTLIEQGMAMDNRVSRFTVPPASLSTFDILAVAAFIPIYDLVLVPLVRRATGRDRGLSQLQRLSVGLALSVLAMAYSASVEMRRLKAARAGRSVNIMWQTPSYVVLGVAEVFTSVGIMEFFYDESPETMKSMGAALAQLAISAGNYLNSAVLGVVASATGHGGAPGWIPDDLNEGHLDYFFWMMAGLSVLNLLMFIYFSLRYKG; via the exons ATGGAAGCAGCAGCAGATGAGGAGAAGCCGCTGATTCACCACCTGTCTCCTCAG GATGATGGTTTAGAGCATACAAGTGATGGAACAGTTGATATCAACAAACAGCCTGCCAGGAGGCGTAGCACAGGGAACTGGAGGGCATGCTACTTCATTTTAG GTGCTGAATTCACCGAAGGCATCTGCTTCTTCGGGATCCAGAAGAACTTGGTCACGTACCTCACGAGCGTGCTGCACGAGAGCAATGTCGACGCCGCGAGGAACGTGTCGACCTGGATCGGCAGTTGCTTCTTCACGCCGCTCATCGGAGCCTTCTTGGCCGACACATACTGGGGGAGATACCGGGCAATAGTAGTCTTCCTTTCAGTCTATACCGTT GGGATGCTGGTTATGACATTGTCAGCGTCGATCCCGGTGCTGATGCCCTCTTTAAGCACCAGCGAAATCCAGCGTGCCATGGTCTACCTAGGGCTCTACCTCGTCGCCTTGGGGACCGGCGGCATCAAGCCGTGCACGTCAGCCCTCGGGGCGGACCAGTTCGACACCGCTGACCCGGTGGAGCGGGTGACCAAGGGCTCCTTCTTCAACTGGTACTACTTCCTGATTAACGTCGGCTCTCTGCTGTCGACGACCGTGCTTGTGTGGGTGCAGGACAATGTCGGGTGGGGAGTCGGGTACGCGATCCCGATGGTGTTGATGGGCTTCGGGCTCGTCGTGTTCGTCTCCGGCAGGAAGGTTTACCGGTACAAGAAACTGGGTGGAAGCCCTCTGAAGAGGTTGTCACAGGTGGTCGTCGCTGCTGCAAGGAATTATCGTCTCAAGTTGCCTGATGATGGCTCAGCCCCGCTGCATGAGGAGGAAATGTCCCCGAGTCAGGTGAATTGCAGCACTGAGCGTACCAGTCAGTTCAGGTTCCTTGACAGGGCTGCCATTGTAGTGCCACCTTCTTCGGGCAAGGCCGTGGAGACGATGGACCCATGGAGGACATGCACTGTGTCCCAGGTCGAGGAGCTGAAGATGCTGCTGCGGATGTGCCCCGTCTGGGcgtctctcctcttcttctttgcgGTCACCGCTCAGATGTCGTCGACCCTGATCGAGCAGGGCATGGCCATGGACAACCGCGTCAGCCGGTTCACGGTCCCGCCGGCCTCCCTCTCCACTTTCGACATCCTCGCTGTGGCAGCCTTCATCCCCATCTATGACCTCGTGCTGGTGCCGCTTGTCCGACGCGCCACCGGGAGGGACCGGGGCCTCTCGCAGCTGCAGCGCCTCAGCGTCGGCCTCGCGCTGTCCGTGCTCGCCATGGCCTACTCCGCGTCGGTCGAGATGAGGCGGCTGAAGGCGGCCAGAGCCGGCCGGAGCGTGAACATCATGTGGCAGACGCCGTCCTACGTCGTGCTTGGAGTTGCCGAGGTGTTCACCAGCGTCGGCATCATGGAGTTCTTCTATGACGAGTCCCCcgagaccatgaagagcatgggcgcgGCGCTCGCCCAGCTCGCCATCTCGGCCGGGAACTACCTCAACTCCGCCGTGCTCGGCGTGGTCGCGTCGGCGACGGGGCATGGTGGCGCGCCCGGGTGGATCCCGGATGACCTCAACGAAGGCCACCTCGATTACTTCTTCTGGATGATGGCTGGTCTCAGCGTGCTGAACCTGTTGATGTTCATCTACTTTTCGCTGAGATACAAAGGCTAG